A window of [Ruminococcus] lactaris ATCC 29176 genomic DNA:
TATCTACGCATTTCACCGCTACACTAGGAATTCCGCTTACCTCTCCGGCACTCCAGATCAACAGTTTCCAATGCAGTCCCGGGGTTGAGCCCCGGGTTTTCACATCAGACTTGCTGCTCCGTCTACGCTCCCTTTACACCCAGTAAATCCGGATAACGCTTGCCCCCTACGTATTACCGCGGCTGCTGGCACGTAGTTAGCCGGGGCTTCTTAGTCAGGTACCGTCATTTTCTTCCCTGCTGATAGAGCTTTACATACCGAAATACTTCTTCGCTCACGCGGCGTCGCTGCATCAGGGTTTCCCCCATTGTGCAATATTCCCCACTGCTGCCTCCCGTAGGAGTTTGGGCCGTGTCTCAGTCCCAATGTGGCCGGTCACCCTCTCAGGTCGGCTACTGATCGTCGCCTTGGTAGGCCGTTACCCCACCAACTAACTAATCAGACGCGGGTCCATCTCATACCACCGGAGTTTTTACCCCTGCACCATGCGGTGCTGTGGTCTTATGCGGTATTAGCAGTCATTTCTAACTGTTATCCCCCTGTATGAGGCAGGTTACCCACGCGTTACTCACCCGTCCGCCGCTCAGTCAAATAGGAAATCCTCCGAAGAATCTTTCCTAAGTGCTTCGCTCGACTTGCATGTGTTAAGCACGCCGCCAGCGTTCATCCTGAGCCAGGATCAAACTCTCGTTAAAAGTGTTTGTATCCAGTTCAGAATCAACATACTAGCTAATTCTTCCCTTTTTACTGTTGTTTGGTTTTTAACCGTTCGCTCGACTGCCTCAAGCTCAAAACTTCGTTTTTCGCTTTCGTGGCTTCGCCAATACTCACAAGCATCGCTTTCTGAAAGCAAGCTTTCAAAACTGCTGCTTTGTTCGTGCAGTCTTCGCTTTTCGAAAATCTTCTCTTAAAGAAATTTTCAAGGGTTATTGTTGTCTATTGTTCAATTATCAAGGTTCTTTTTGCTGTTCTTTTCAAGCGACAGCTTTTATATTTTATCAAAAGCTTTTCTCTTTGTCAAGAACTTTTTTATTTTCTTTTGCTGCTCGTGAGTTGCTCAATCGCTTCCCTCTGACAGCTCATTTATGTTATCACATCCGAACTTCTCTGTCAACCACTTTTTAACAATTCTTATAAGTTGTTATTAATTTCTCTTATGAATCATTCTATTGAACTACCTCTCGATCAGGGACTGTCCGTTTCCACGCCTTCCTCTTTATCAGAAGTTGCTCTATGATTTCAGTGCCGTTCTCAGCGACGAAGATTATCTTATCACGCGAATGTGTAATTGTCAATGTTTTTTATATTTTTCATATTTTTCATACAATTCATACAACTTTTTTCTTCAAATCGTTAAAAAGTACAACAGACACCACAAATTTCTTTGATTTCAAATCTGCATATGGAACCGGATTTCTACTCCCTGAAATACCAGATCAAGATTTTTCATTCTACTATATTTCCACTTCAAACAGCAACTGCGATAAAATATCTTTCTGTATATCGATTCCCGGATACACTTCAATCAGCTTTAACCCTTTTGGTGTCAGCCGGAATACGCACCTCTCTGTCACATACAGTACTTTCTGTCCATTTGAAATTGCACGTTTTGCGGAGAAACTTACACTTTTTACTTTATTTACAAACTTTGGAACAGAACCTTCCTTTTCAATTGTTACAACACCTTTTTTCTGCGTAACTTCTAGCCCTTTCGCATTAAAGCTCAGACAGAATACAACGGTTGGCGTTTTTGCTGTGATATTGGCAAATCCGCCTATTCCGGCAAATGCTCCAGGGCCTCTATGAGCGTTAATATTTCCCTCTTTATCTACTTCCAACGCCCCCATAAAGCAAACATCCAGACCTCCATTGTCATAAAGATCAAACTGATTTGCCATATCATAAACGGATGCCGCTCCGATCATTGCTCCAAATGCCTCACCCGAAACCGGGAATCCTCCGATTCCACCGGATTCCACCGTCAGTGTCACCATATCAAGCATACCGCTTTTTCTTGCATACCGTGAAACCATTTCCGGAATCCCGATTCCAATATTGACAATGTCATCGACTCTCAGTTCTTTTGCTGCTCTTTTGCCAATAATGTTCGCTACTGTTGTATTTTTTGGCTGCTTCGCAGACACCTGTTCCAGCTTTTCACTCCACTGATTCCACTCTTCATATGGAATTTCAAAACTTCCGGTTAATGCTTTATATGCTTCATTTTTTTCTTCCGGTTCTGCTACAACAATTGCGTCCACGAGGCATCCTGGAATGATTGCATTTCTCGGACGGGATGGCGTATCAACAAGACGATCGACCTGCACAATCACCTTACCTCGGTTCGCTTTTACTGCCTGACAGATTGACAGTGCATCTCCCGACATAAACATATCATCAAAGGTGATATTCCCTTTCCGGTCTGCTGCCGTTCCTTTTATCAGTGCGATCGTGATCTTAGGCAGTTTATAATAAAGAAATTCATCTCCATCTACTTCGACATGTTTCACAAGAGAATCGTCAATCGAAACACGGTTAATCCCCGGACCCTCTCTTCTCGGATCTACAAAAATATCCAGTCCAACTTTGGATAATGCTCCTGGAAGCCCTCCTGCCTGTGCCCGGATTGCATGGGAAATACAGCCAAGAGGAAGATTATACGCCTCAAACCGATCCTCCAGCACCAGCTTCTTGGTACTGAGCATTGCTCCAAAATGTCCACAGATCAGCTTATCAACTGCTCCTTCCCTTATGTATCCTTCCGCATTATGTTCTTCATCCCAAACACCAAACCCTGCACTGGAAATCATTGTCAGATGCGTTGGTGACTGCATTTTCTGGTATCTGCGGTAAATTGCTTCATGAAGTTCTGTCGGATTTTCAATCCCAACGAAAGAATTTACACAAATACAATCCCCATCCCGGATCAACCTTATTGCCTCATCAGCACTCATTATCTCATACATTTTACTCAAGTTCTCCTATCGTACTTCACAAATATTTTGACCACCACTTCAATAAATATAGGATACCTATTCCGAAGCATAAGTGCAATATATTTTTATGAGATCGATTTCATGCGTATATAAATAAATCCCATAGCCGGTTGTCTGCACCCCGGCTATGGGATTTATTTCTTACACGTTCTTTATCATAGAATTCACCGTATTATAATCGGCTCTGCCAGAGCTTTTCTCCTGATACTAACCATTCCGGAGAACAGACTATGGCATAATGGAATTCGCACCATCTACGATCACACTCTGTCCTGAATAATAGCACGAATCCGGTCCTGCCAAAAATGCAATAACAGGAGCAATATCATTTTCAGGATCACCAAATCTCTTCATCGGATTCAAGTTTACCTGCTTTGCATACTCCTCCGGAAATTTTGCAGCCCAGGCCTTAGCCGCCGGTGATTCTGCACCTGGAAGAACGATATTGACACAAATTCCATACTGTCCCCATTCTTTTGCAGCGATCTTTGTCAGACCTCTTAATGCTTCTTTATTAGAGCCATAAGCTAACTGACCAGCTATACCGAACATACCTGTCGCCGAAGCAAAGTTAATAATTCTTCCCTCATGCTGCTCTTTCATATAAGGGAATGCTGCCTGCATATAATTAAGAGAACCGATCACTCCGCTCTCCCAGGCTTTGAGCATATTTTCATAAGTAGTCTCCTCAACCGGAGCAGAAGGTACGATTGCCTGTGCATTATTCA
This region includes:
- a CDS encoding SDR family NAD(P)-dependent oxidoreductase, encoding MKQLNEKVAIVTGAGQGIGKGIALCLAKRGVKIVATGRRLEPIEQTIAEIKELGGDGFAMSCDSADRAKVEEVVKATVDTYGIVDVVVNNAQAIVPSAPVEETTYENMLKAWESGVIGSLNYMQAAFPYMKEQHEGRIINFASATGMFGIAGQLAYGSNKEALRGLTKIAAKEWGQYGICVNIVLPGAESPAAKAWAAKFPEEYAKQVNLNPMKRFGDPENDIAPVIAFLAGPDSCYYSGQSVIVDGANSIMP
- a CDS encoding CoA-transferase encodes the protein MYEIMSADEAIRLIRDGDCICVNSFVGIENPTELHEAIYRRYQKMQSPTHLTMISSAGFGVWDEEHNAEGYIREGAVDKLICGHFGAMLSTKKLVLEDRFEAYNLPLGCISHAIRAQAGGLPGALSKVGLDIFVDPRREGPGINRVSIDDSLVKHVEVDGDEFLYYKLPKITIALIKGTAADRKGNITFDDMFMSGDALSICQAVKANRGKVIVQVDRLVDTPSRPRNAIIPGCLVDAIVVAEPEEKNEAYKALTGSFEIPYEEWNQWSEKLEQVSAKQPKNTTVANIIGKRAAKELRVDDIVNIGIGIPEMVSRYARKSGMLDMVTLTVESGGIGGFPVSGEAFGAMIGAASVYDMANQFDLYDNGGLDVCFMGALEVDKEGNINAHRGPGAFAGIGGFANITAKTPTVVFCLSFNAKGLEVTQKKGVVTIEKEGSVPKFVNKVKSVSFSAKRAISNGQKVLYVTERCVFRLTPKGLKLIEVYPGIDIQKDILSQLLFEVEI